The Algoriphagus sp. TR-M9 genome has a window encoding:
- a CDS encoding ABC transporter substrate-binding protein has product MKKYLLLLPAFFILSISLAQSPTPEAYRQAMSQMSAKYYWEAIPLFRQFLDEDEYGNLSYYAALHLGEAALGANQPGQAVEALLPIASKNWAKSDESKYLLAVAYFKNQQNLEALKLIKLIRKDQIMKMAENATYENLKQVSSSFMVANMEEFKENAGFRAALKDVLESQNILSATERAAYYELQGNSTEASTNAVKDQILDVVVILPFTNSDRTNLAGISPSDFVFELYQGIEFQKEKLEQEGVKVNLISFDSKRDLEHLQNLLSDPAIAKADVIVGPIYQEESDLVSNFAETAGIPFVHPLSNLGDRFQQMKYSYLFRPSVNSLAEGIVDGLRSQSWGQKVAIGYSGSSRDTNLAQELQRKLSSAGFQVVSTEQINPRSANDFLQSLGVRVGSEAAAVDQVILLTDDPTIAQPVLGLMESITVSVPTLVMDSWLGFNFANYEMLAFPNFYFVANNTLKFHAEPMKEFRTSYYKKFLSLPSMNTILGAELVNWLSANMSVSKGFDLRRNLDQGAYEPGWLTWGFNFQNSTNNNYVPVFRLEAGELKPLQ; this is encoded by the coding sequence ATGAAAAAGTACCTGTTGCTGCTTCCCGCTTTTTTTATTCTGAGCATTTCATTGGCTCAATCTCCCACGCCAGAAGCATACCGCCAGGCAATGTCCCAGATGAGTGCCAAATACTATTGGGAAGCTATTCCGCTTTTCCGCCAGTTTTTGGACGAAGATGAATATGGGAATCTTTCCTATTATGCCGCGCTACACCTGGGTGAAGCAGCCTTAGGAGCCAATCAACCTGGGCAAGCAGTGGAGGCTTTGCTACCTATCGCATCTAAGAATTGGGCCAAATCAGATGAGTCAAAATACCTTTTGGCTGTGGCATATTTCAAAAATCAACAGAATCTAGAAGCATTGAAGCTCATCAAACTTATCCGAAAGGATCAAATCATGAAAATGGCTGAAAATGCTACCTATGAAAACCTCAAGCAGGTAAGCTCCAGTTTTATGGTGGCAAATATGGAGGAATTCAAGGAAAACGCGGGTTTCCGGGCAGCTTTAAAAGATGTGCTGGAGAGCCAAAACATACTTTCTGCTACGGAGCGTGCTGCATACTATGAGTTGCAGGGCAACTCCACCGAGGCCAGTACCAATGCAGTGAAAGACCAGATTCTGGATGTGGTGGTGATCTTACCTTTCACCAATTCCGATAGAACCAATTTGGCAGGTATTTCTCCAAGTGATTTCGTGTTTGAGCTCTATCAGGGTATAGAGTTTCAGAAGGAAAAGCTTGAGCAAGAAGGCGTAAAGGTGAATTTGATCAGTTTCGATTCTAAAAGAGATCTGGAGCATTTACAAAACCTACTCAGCGACCCAGCCATTGCAAAAGCGGACGTGATCGTAGGGCCTATTTACCAGGAAGAGTCTGATCTGGTCAGTAATTTTGCAGAAACTGCCGGAATCCCTTTTGTTCATCCTTTGTCCAATCTAGGAGACCGTTTTCAGCAGATGAAGTACAGTTATTTGTTCCGGCCTTCTGTTAATTCTTTGGCAGAGGGCATAGTTGATGGCCTGAGAAGCCAGAGTTGGGGACAAAAAGTAGCGATAGGATACAGTGGAAGTAGCCGGGATACGAATTTGGCACAGGAGCTTCAGCGCAAATTGAGCTCAGCAGGGTTTCAGGTGGTAAGTACCGAGCAGATCAACCCTAGAAGTGCAAATGACTTTTTGCAAAGCTTAGGAGTCCGGGTAGGTTCGGAAGCTGCTGCCGTGGATCAGGTTATTTTACTTACCGATGACCCTACTATTGCGCAGCCGGTACTTGGGCTTATGGAGTCTATTACCGTGTCAGTTCCTACCTTAGTCATGGACTCTTGGTTAGGTTTTAACTTTGCAAATTACGAGATGCTGGCTTTTCCTAATTTCTACTTTGTAGCTAACAATACGCTAAAGTTTCATGCCGAACCCATGAAAGAGTTTAGGACTTCCTACTACAAAAAATTTCTATCGCTTCCGAGTATGAACACTATTCTTGGAGCGGAATTGGTGAATTGGCTGTCGGCTAATATGTCTGTAAGTAAGGGATTTGATCTGAGGAGAAATCTAGATCAGGGTGCCTATGAACCAGGTTGGTTGACTTGGGGTTTTAACTTTCAGAATTCTACCAATAATAATTACGTACCTGTATTCCGATTAGAAGCAGGAGAATTAAAACCATTGCAGTAA
- the hemL gene encoding glutamate-1-semialdehyde 2,1-aminomutase has product MNISQSKVLFSKAQNFIPGGVNSPVRAFRAVGGEPLFIKKAEGAFLYDEDGNKFIELINSWGPMLLGHNHPKVKQAVIEAMEDGTSFGAPTAREVEIAELIVSMVPSIEKVRMVNSGTEATMSAIRVARGFTGRDKFIKMEGHYHGHGDSFLIAAGSGAMTMGDPDSPGVTKGTAKDTLIAPYNNLEAIEELIAANPGEIAALILEPVPGNMGLCLPKEGYLQGLRDICTREGIVLIFDEVMTGFRLAKGGAQEVFGVTPDMTTLGKIIGGGMPVGAYGGKREIMEFVSPAGPVYQAGTLSGNPIAMAAGLAMLNHLNTDPTVYDELTHIGSKLAKGIKSVNEELGLNYTVNSFGSMCSMFFTDKPVFDFESAKSSDTALFGKYFQAMLKRGVYLAPSQFESLFLSTALKDELIDQILAAHKEAMVEILGL; this is encoded by the coding sequence ATGAATATTTCCCAGAGTAAAGTACTTTTTTCAAAAGCGCAGAATTTCATCCCAGGAGGCGTGAACTCACCCGTTCGTGCATTTAGAGCAGTAGGGGGAGAACCGCTTTTCATTAAGAAAGCTGAAGGTGCATTTCTATATGACGAGGACGGTAATAAATTCATTGAACTGATCAATAGCTGGGGTCCAATGCTTTTGGGCCACAACCATCCGAAGGTGAAGCAGGCGGTAATTGAAGCGATGGAAGATGGAACTTCTTTCGGTGCTCCAACTGCCCGTGAGGTGGAAATAGCTGAGTTGATCGTAAGCATGGTACCGTCCATCGAGAAAGTTCGTATGGTGAACTCCGGTACGGAGGCGACCATGTCTGCGATTCGTGTTGCCAGAGGCTTTACCGGTCGAGACAAATTCATCAAAATGGAAGGCCATTACCATGGACATGGTGATTCATTTTTGATAGCAGCAGGTTCTGGTGCGATGACCATGGGAGATCCTGATTCTCCGGGAGTGACCAAAGGAACAGCTAAGGATACCTTGATTGCTCCCTATAACAATCTGGAAGCTATTGAAGAACTGATCGCAGCAAATCCAGGAGAGATCGCAGCATTGATTTTGGAACCTGTTCCGGGAAATATGGGCCTTTGTTTACCCAAAGAAGGATATCTGCAAGGATTACGTGATATCTGTACCAGAGAGGGGATTGTCTTGATCTTTGACGAAGTAATGACAGGATTCCGTTTGGCAAAAGGTGGAGCTCAGGAGGTTTTCGGTGTAACTCCGGATATGACCACCTTGGGTAAAATCATCGGAGGAGGAATGCCAGTAGGTGCTTACGGAGGAAAGAGAGAAATCATGGAGTTTGTATCTCCAGCTGGGCCGGTTTATCAGGCCGGAACACTTTCAGGAAATCCAATTGCAATGGCTGCTGGTTTGGCTATGCTGAATCACCTGAATACAGATCCAACTGTATATGACGAGCTAACTCACATAGGAAGCAAATTAGCAAAAGGTATAAAAAGTGTAAATGAGGAACTTGGTTTGAACTATACCGTGAATAGCTTTGGAAGCATGTGTTCCATGTTTTTTACAGATAAGCCAGTGTTTGATTTTGAAAGTGCAAAGAGCTCTGATACGGCGTTATTTGGCAAATATTTTCAAGCAATGCTGAAAAGAGGAGTTTATTTGGCACCTTCTCAGTTTGAGAGTTTGTTCTTATCCACCGCCTTGAAAGATGAGTTGATCGACCAAATCTTAGCTGCTCATAAGGAAGCAATGGTGGAGATTTTGGGATTGTAA
- a CDS encoding Spx/MgsR family RNA polymerase-binding regulatory protein, with the protein MSIKVYGIKNCNTMKKTFDFLAEKGVDYDFIDYKKQKPSAPLLEGFLEKTDLASLVNKKGTTYRKMSDDQKSALENEETAIPILEENSSMIKRPVIVYQDGSLSLGFDPEVIEGKLK; encoded by the coding sequence ATGTCTATCAAAGTTTACGGAATTAAGAATTGCAATACGATGAAGAAGACCTTTGATTTCCTAGCGGAAAAAGGAGTGGACTATGACTTCATTGACTATAAGAAGCAGAAGCCTAGCGCACCACTTTTAGAAGGTTTTTTAGAGAAAACAGATCTTGCATCTCTAGTGAATAAGAAGGGGACAACTTACAGAAAAATGTCTGATGATCAGAAATCAGCTTTAGAAAATGAGGAAACCGCTATCCCGATACTTGAAGAAAACTCAAGTATGATCAAGCGCCCTGTGATTGTATATCAAGACGGAAGCCTGAGTTTGGGTTTTGATCCGGAAGTGATAGAGGGGAAATTGAAGTGA
- a CDS encoding c-type cytochrome domain-containing protein: MISFILPLFGRFHPILVHLPIGFVVFGVILIFWAGKKYSLYSPIIQLAFLLGGISAGFASVSGFLQYQGEGYGWDTVKFHLILGILTTLLSLGLWYHLKNSASTPAKLKIKGALLLVILTLTGHLGGNITHGEDYFTEVLPPELQSFLGGESSGNEPLELPADNWEEVEFYTGAIQPILDQNCKSCHNPNKLKGELDLSSFQGIHKGGEDGAILEGENAEKSALFARMVLPEDHDDHMPPKDKRQPRKEEIELIKAWIESGSPENAKLGETEISVSLLEPFFKKNEIPFYPVVEVAKLPQDSISKLRDEGFFAEIVKKDSPLLKISCINFPGFSDSDWQMLQSAKDQIVYLDLTGTAISDAILEQIATLPNLTVLKLNETAIDGSGLEKLVENKNLKLLYINNTQVTIDKLSTLDGHPMLEKVFAFESPAADAASSAQFSFYLETGNFSLPPLPTDTIVY, translated from the coding sequence ATGATTAGTTTTATTTTGCCCCTGTTTGGGCGGTTTCACCCGATTTTGGTTCACTTGCCCATTGGCTTTGTGGTATTTGGAGTAATTTTGATTTTTTGGGCTGGAAAGAAGTATTCTCTCTATTCACCCATAATCCAATTAGCATTTTTGCTTGGTGGAATTTCAGCAGGTTTTGCCAGCGTAAGTGGCTTTCTTCAATACCAAGGAGAAGGCTATGGTTGGGACACTGTGAAGTTCCACTTGATCTTGGGAATTCTTACCACGCTCCTTTCTTTAGGACTTTGGTATCATCTGAAAAATTCCGCCTCCACTCCTGCGAAATTAAAAATAAAGGGAGCTTTGCTTTTGGTGATTTTAACGCTTACGGGTCATCTTGGAGGTAATATCACTCATGGGGAGGATTACTTCACCGAGGTCTTACCTCCAGAGCTTCAATCCTTCTTGGGAGGGGAAAGCAGCGGTAATGAACCACTTGAACTTCCCGCAGATAACTGGGAAGAAGTGGAGTTTTACACGGGAGCAATCCAACCTATTTTGGATCAAAACTGTAAAAGCTGCCATAATCCGAATAAACTTAAGGGAGAATTAGATCTGAGTTCTTTCCAAGGAATCCATAAAGGCGGTGAAGATGGGGCCATTTTAGAAGGTGAAAATGCTGAGAAAAGTGCGCTATTTGCTCGTATGGTTTTGCCGGAAGACCATGATGATCACATGCCACCAAAGGATAAGCGACAGCCCAGAAAAGAGGAGATTGAATTGATCAAAGCTTGGATAGAATCTGGATCTCCGGAAAACGCCAAGCTAGGAGAAACCGAGATAAGCGTTAGTTTGCTAGAGCCATTTTTCAAAAAGAATGAGATCCCATTTTACCCGGTAGTTGAGGTAGCAAAGCTTCCTCAGGATTCGATTTCCAAACTCAGAGATGAAGGTTTCTTTGCTGAAATAGTAAAAAAGGACTCTCCATTATTGAAGATTAGCTGCATTAATTTTCCAGGATTTTCTGACTCCGATTGGCAAATGCTTCAATCGGCAAAAGACCAAATTGTGTACTTAGACTTGACCGGAACAGCAATCAGTGATGCTATTTTAGAGCAGATTGCTACCCTTCCAAACTTGACTGTATTGAAACTAAACGAAACTGCTATTGACGGATCTGGCTTAGAAAAACTAGTAGAAAACAAAAATCTAAAACTGCTTTACATCAACAATACGCAGGTGACTATAGACAAACTATCAACGCTTGATGGCCATCCAATGCTGGAAAAAGTATTTGCTTTCGAATCTCCAGCAGCCGATGCTGCAAGTTCTGCTCAGTTCAGCTTTTACCTGGAAACAGGGAATTTCAGCTTGCCTCCTTTGCCGACGGATACGATAGTGTACTAA
- a CDS encoding sugar phosphate isomerase/epimerase family protein — protein sequence MLKRISLVAVLFSLMLHPVFSQTQLQFFQTDWGNKLPLDEFLKRTKNNGYDGIETWFPYDETVQKELKAGLEKYDLKVIFLHGTNKGLPYEEALKVYEENLQKIIAWNPVKINSHTGSDYWTLEQNKAFIDVTTKASKASGIPIVHETHRSRFSFNVPLTVEMVNAAPDLRLNLDISHWMVVHERLIGLKDPLLQQIIPRVDHIHARIGFAEGPQVNNPAAPEWKSALNTHLDVWEQIIRNSGQEVYTITTEFGPPPYLPTVPFSNVPIADQWEANVFIMKAIQARFGND from the coding sequence ATGCTTAAAAGAATATCCTTGGTCGCTGTGTTATTCAGCCTCATGCTACACCCTGTTTTCTCACAGACGCAACTTCAATTTTTTCAAACTGACTGGGGGAATAAACTTCCCTTGGACGAATTCCTAAAACGAACTAAAAATAATGGTTATGATGGAATCGAAACATGGTTCCCATACGATGAAACCGTCCAAAAAGAATTAAAAGCCGGGCTGGAAAAATACGATTTGAAGGTGATTTTCCTTCATGGAACAAATAAGGGGCTTCCTTATGAAGAAGCCCTAAAGGTCTATGAAGAAAATCTGCAAAAGATAATTGCATGGAATCCAGTCAAAATCAACTCGCACACGGGTTCGGATTACTGGACATTGGAGCAAAATAAGGCGTTTATCGATGTGACAACCAAGGCGAGCAAAGCATCCGGAATTCCAATTGTGCATGAAACTCACCGAAGCAGGTTTTCCTTCAATGTTCCGCTGACTGTGGAAATGGTGAATGCCGCACCTGATTTACGTTTGAATTTGGACATCAGCCACTGGATGGTTGTTCATGAGCGATTGATTGGTTTGAAAGATCCCTTGCTACAGCAAATCATTCCTCGTGTGGATCATATTCATGCACGGATTGGCTTTGCCGAAGGCCCTCAGGTGAATAATCCAGCTGCTCCAGAATGGAAATCCGCATTAAATACTCATTTGGATGTTTGGGAGCAGATTATCCGGAATTCTGGTCAGGAAGTCTATACGATCACCACAGAATTTGGACCTCCACCCTACTTGCCTACCGTGCCCTTTTCTAACGTACCCATCGCAGATCAATGGGAAGCCAATGTATTTATCATGAAAGCCATTCAAGCCCGCTTCGGAAATGATTAG